The Panicum hallii strain FIL2 chromosome 5, PHallii_v3.1, whole genome shotgun sequence genome contains the following window.
TCAACTCGTCCTCGAAGCTTCTCAAGTACAGCGGCTCTGGCGGGACCCCGCGTTCCCGGGTCGGCGACATGGAGTCCGGCAGCATCGAGGACCCGCCGACGCACCTCttcacctacgaggagctcgaggaggccACCAACTCCTTCGATGAGCACAGAGAGCTCGGTGATGGCGGCTTCGGCACCGTCTACAAAGGTAGAGTTGCTCTCCTAAATCCTAAGCCATGTCATCGCCTTTGGATTTGCAGCGCCAATTGGCATGGTGTTCAATCCAAATGGTTCTCTCTGTGCTGCTCAGGGTACCTCAAGGACGGGCGCGTGGTGGCGGTGAAGCGGCtgtacaacaacagctaccgGCGCGTGGAGCAGTTCCAGAACGAGGCGGGCATCCTGTCCGGGCTGCGCCACCCGAACCTGGTCATGTTCTACGGCTGCACGCCCAGCACGAGCCGCGAGCTCCTCCTGGTGTACGAGTTCGTCGCCAACGGCACGGTCGCCGACCACCTGCACGGGCACCGCGCCCCGGAGCGCGCGCTCTCGTGGCCGCTCCGCCTCAGCATCGCCGTCGAGTCCGCCGCGGCGCTCACCTACCTCCACGCCATCGAGCCCCCCGTCGTGCACCGCGACGTCAAGACCACCAACATCCTCCTCGACGCCGACTTCCACGTCAAGGTCGCCGACTTCGGCCTCTCCCGCCTCTTCCCCCTCGACGTCACGCACGTCTCCACCGCGCCCCAGGGCACGCCAGGGTACGCCCAAAAGTTTTCTCATCGTGTTGCGTTGCCCAAAAGTTCCTCATCTTGATTTCAACACGTGATGGAATTGTTGCGTTCTTGCACACCTGGCTTCAGGTACGTGGATCCAGAGTACCACCAGTGCTACCAGCTAACGGACAAGAGCGACGTGTACAGCTTCGGGGTGGTCCTGGTGGAGCTCATCGCGTCGAAGCCCGCTGTGGACATCACCCGGCACCGCAACGAGATCAACCTGGCCGGCATGGCCATCAGCAAGATCCAGAACTGCCACCTCGAGCAGCTGGTGGACCTCGACCTAGGCTACGAGGCCGACCCGGCCAcgaagaagatgatgaccaTGGTCGCCGAGCTGGCCTTCCGCTGCCTGCAGCAGAACGGCGAGATGCGCCCGCCGATGAAGGAGGTGCTCGAGGTGCTCAGGAGCATCCAGGGCGAGTGCCGGGCGGCGAAGGACGGGGACAAGCACAAGGACGGGCCCTTCTCCCCCACCACGGTTCACGCTCCGTGGGACAGCAGGGCCACGACGCCCAACACCAGCAGGGATTAGATTAGTGCTCGAGATGCTGATACCCATCGAGATTTATTTGTGTTTGTtaccgctgctgctgctgcatagAGATGTGCTTGCTGTGTGAGGCATGCCAGATTACCTGTCCCTTTGGCTTTCAGGATTCTTGGTGATGTAAATATTTGTTTTGTTGGCACCGTCAGAGCAGAGGGAATGTACATACATATAAGAGTGGTGAAGGGCACTTATATATGGGTACTGAACATATGTCATATGTGACTAGGCTGACccctttttatttatttattccctttctttctttctttttcttgttctttttttctTGTGGAAAAAAAGGGACTGGCATGGCCTATTGATAACTGTGGTATGCTTAATCTGCCGTCGCACAAGTCAGATTGCTAGGATATGTACTGCATTACTGAATAATCCATACAAGAAGTAGATTGGTGCACAGGGTAAGCTCACATGGATCCACCATACACGATGCATGTGAACCTTATACTGGTGCACCCGGAACAGACTATTGTGCTCGTGATTCCGTTAAGGCTTTAGACTTTGCACAGAGTGGCGGCAAATGTTTGTATTGGTCCCTCGTGATTCCAGACAATAATGGTACACTTTTACATGATGGAAACCCTAACCGGTGCTGCAAAACAGGTCGACGGTGTAAGTGTTAAATTAACTGAGGAACTAGTTTCGTGTGGTAGCGCTCTGATGGATGATGATAGTAGCTTCCTGATTCCCTTCCTTATTTAACAGCTCTTTTCTCTCCACCGCAGGAAAGCTGAAGCCATTCCTTGCGATATCATGTAATACGGTTGCTTGATTCTCATACTATAGTATTCAGGTACAGCTCCACAGTTTGTGCCGGAGATCACATCATCCATCACCAGACCAAGCATCGTCTCCTCCTGAACTTGTCGATATCATCTGAGCTCATCCGTGGTTTCTCAGCAACATCCACTGTTTTAGATTTGCCGACTCGGCTATCCAGGCTCTTCCGCGAGATCTGTGAGCACTTTG
Protein-coding sequences here:
- the LOC112893389 gene encoding LEAF RUST 10 DISEASE-RESISTANCE LOCUS RECEPTOR-LIKE PROTEIN KINASE-like 1.2 isoform X1 — protein: MSPPRLLAAMAAHLPRFPVLLFFFLAFHVAAAHGDPAPLPTTYDGSMCPESSSCGNVSIRYPFYLSSTTRNSTDYSYNYNPYSCGYTDLEIFCQDEGPTGTPVISLGGDNYTILNIDYGSKTIILADSDVLVGGSCPAVRHGVSFNKMWLHNTSSNANLTFYFNCYSTRRDGEVLPPDLVTYEIGCNFKSPYADGASFVFTPDDNDKAKEHALDQDGRCKEVVSVPVRSEVLMARNQSVLVTGGYAEVLWYGFELEWNRATTDECYLCEQSDGKCAYSQKREFMGCLCSNGKVGHLACRPRRSKMLRVIIGSAAASFAVLAAAAILFFMLKRKKKNVINSSSKLLKYSGSGGTPRSRVGDMESGSIEDPPTHLFTYEELEEATNSFDEHRELGDGGFGTVYKGYLKDGRVVAVKRLYNNSYRRVEQFQNEAGILSGLRHPNLVMFYGCTPSTSRELLLVYEFVANGTVADHLHGHRAPERALSWPLRLSIAVESAAALTYLHAIEPPVVHRDVKTTNILLDADFHVKVADFGLSRLFPLDVTHVSTAPQGTPGYVDPEYHQCYQLTDKSDVYSFGVVLVELIASKPAVDITRHRNEINLAGMAISKIQNCHLEQLVDLDLGYEADPATKKMMTMVAELAFRCLQQNGEMRPPMKEVLEVLRSIQGECRAAKDGDKHKDGPFSPTTVHAPWDSRATTPNTSRD
- the LOC112893389 gene encoding LEAF RUST 10 DISEASE-RESISTANCE LOCUS RECEPTOR-LIKE PROTEIN KINASE-like 1.2 isoform X4, which encodes MAPLLLHLLLPALLLLLAVADALPPSCSEVVTCAGLVVQYPFRLDSSASRCGYPGLDLVCERNATLILPVKSHRYRVFSINYTAHTVVVSDAAVVDEYAVVGCPRLRVNLTIDYASSWLQLTQSDSNVTFFYNCKKNISRSSAVELTGCRQDGKRSYALPDGWITGAEAYEYECEEVVVAPVFDVHKKAIAGAPGPPPGNGSFGFRELLQGGFELNYDTHSQLCDGCERSGGWCGYRHNQTNGGMNFTCFCDGGPATARCGRSKMLRVIIGSAAASFAVLAAAAILFFMLKRKKKNVINSSSKLLKYSGSGGTPRSRVGDMESGSIEDPPTHLFTYEELEEATNSFDEHRELGDGGFGTVYKGYLKDGRVVAVKRLYNNSYRRVEQFQNEAGILSGLRHPNLVMFYGCTPSTSRELLLVYEFVANGTVADHLHGHRAPERALSWPLRLSIAVESAAALTYLHAIEPPVVHRDVKTTNILLDADFHVKVADFGLSRLFPLDVTHVSTAPQGTPGYVDPEYHQCYQLTDKSDVYSFGVVLVELIASKPAVDITRHRNEINLAGMAISKIQNCHLEQLVDLDLGYEADPATKKMMTMVAELAFRCLQQNGEMRPPMKEVLEVLRSIQGECRAAKDGDKHKDGPFSPTTVHAPWDSRATTPNTSRD
- the LOC112893389 gene encoding LEAF RUST 10 DISEASE-RESISTANCE LOCUS RECEPTOR-LIKE PROTEIN KINASE-like 1.2 isoform X3, translated to MDLLLPHHRLPLLLAILVAASSHGASSSGDDGYDASMCVRQPYTCGGVSIKYPFYSRTGALLGNASSYCGYPGLEIQCEEGQAFLELQSGNYTISRINYDDLTVRLVDPEVLDGRSCPRADHNVTFRNVSWLYYPSTTVDYLLFFINCNFLSDLYRPSSSNSTACKFDVGQASTGMSFVFLEQDVPYPNMNWWRSCSDVIEVPVLKSGLPSDSRNDPTWKNGGYGSSLRDGFQLALNQSLKLQACAQCEQSEGQCGYNQTGTFVACLCSDGRVGHPNCTTDPSGRSKMLRVIIGSAAASFAVLAAAAILFFMLKRKKKNVINSSSKLLKYSGSGGTPRSRVGDMESGSIEDPPTHLFTYEELEEATNSFDEHRELGDGGFGTVYKGYLKDGRVVAVKRLYNNSYRRVEQFQNEAGILSGLRHPNLVMFYGCTPSTSRELLLVYEFVANGTVADHLHGHRAPERALSWPLRLSIAVESAAALTYLHAIEPPVVHRDVKTTNILLDADFHVKVADFGLSRLFPLDVTHVSTAPQGTPGYVDPEYHQCYQLTDKSDVYSFGVVLVELIASKPAVDITRHRNEINLAGMAISKIQNCHLEQLVDLDLGYEADPATKKMMTMVAELAFRCLQQNGEMRPPMKEVLEVLRSIQGECRAAKDGDKHKDGPFSPTTVHAPWDSRATTPNTSRD
- the LOC112893389 gene encoding LEAF RUST 10 DISEASE-RESISTANCE LOCUS RECEPTOR-LIKE PROTEIN KINASE-like 1.2 isoform X2, with the protein product MPPPSRRDRGRPPLLLLVLLAVAVASRGEDDAYAASACRWRPYTCGGVDIIYPFYLANDTRAVPGRDGESYCGYPGLAVTCDGGSRAVLKLGEDSYAVSHIDYANLTVSLADADAAAAGDGCPRVDHNVTIPPDVRLFLPISAVDYLFLFANCSFGHPDADPAPPKPRPPKPPSIKPVTCGDLDRPDSMTFVLPSRDVPPGDWSSACRQTFEVPVLRGAVPRDAQDPKWRSDGYGKALRAGFQLGWDRSSGECSRCEQSGGKCGFSRAGEFLGCLCANGRMGDGGCSKTLADSSSLGRSKMLRVIIGSAAASFAVLAAAAILFFMLKRKKKNVINSSSKLLKYSGSGGTPRSRVGDMESGSIEDPPTHLFTYEELEEATNSFDEHRELGDGGFGTVYKGYLKDGRVVAVKRLYNNSYRRVEQFQNEAGILSGLRHPNLVMFYGCTPSTSRELLLVYEFVANGTVADHLHGHRAPERALSWPLRLSIAVESAAALTYLHAIEPPVVHRDVKTTNILLDADFHVKVADFGLSRLFPLDVTHVSTAPQGTPGYVDPEYHQCYQLTDKSDVYSFGVVLVELIASKPAVDITRHRNEINLAGMAISKIQNCHLEQLVDLDLGYEADPATKKMMTMVAELAFRCLQQNGEMRPPMKEVLEVLRSIQGECRAAKDGDKHKDGPFSPTTVHAPWDSRATTPNTSRD